CTGTTagttttatatagatttttaacTGTTGATTATTATATTGTTAGCTGCTAAGATCTgtgaatatattatttttttagttttaaagttTTGGATCTGTATTGGTTCGATTTGACGATTATATAAAGTTGTACTGTACAAGTAATGCTGcttaatatgtataaaatgaaACGGAAATGGTTTGTGCATCAGTTACTTGTACCGTACAACTATGATGCATAGTGTGAGTTGATGTATGAAATGGAAAAAAATGAGCACCAGGTAACTTAGTGACTTGATATGATTGGTCATTTGGTTGGTATCTAGTGGTACGATCATATCGTAGTGATCCGTCAGTCATCCAAATTAGCCGTTAAAAAAGTACTTGTACCAATGATGCTTTTTGTGAActaaaaaaagatattatatgAGCAATTGCTACTTGTAATGTACAAGTTATGGTCCATCGATTGTTGAAAAATGCTGTAGCGTTATGAGGTTGGTAAAATTTAGCTATGCTCATTTGGTAATTGATTTGAACTCGAGTTTGGCCTATCAGCTGTATTGTTACTTTTAGATGTAGATCTGTTTGgcattttgattttgtatagggaCTGATATTTTAGGAATATGTTTACTTGATAGAAATGGCATCAGCTGAACCTTCGCGAGAAGAAAATGTGTACATGGCTAAGTTGGCTGAGCAGGCCGAAAGGTATGAGGAAATGGTTGAGTTTATGGAGAAGGTAGCAAAGACTGTTGACGTTGAGGAGTTGACGGTGGAGGAAAGGAACCTTCTTTCTGTGGCTTACAAGAATGTGATTGGTGCTAGGAGGGCATCATGGAGGATCATATCTTCCATTGAGCAGAAGGAAGAGAGCCGTGGGAATGAAGATCATGTTAAGCTGATTAAGGACTACAGAGCTACAATTGAGACTGAACTAAGCAAAATCTGTGATGGAATTTTGGGACTCCTGGAGTCGCATCTTGTTCCTTCTGCTTCTTCTGCCGAGTCTAAGATCTTTTACTTGAAGATGAAGGGTGATTACTTTAGATACTTGGCTGAATTCAAGACAGGAGCCGATAGGAAGGAGGCTGCCGAGAGCACTTTGTTAGCTTATAAATCTGCTCAGGTGGGTAGCtgttttttggggttttttattttctactttgatttttggtttattttgtTTCCATTTGCTTACCCTAACTTATAATCATGGTATTGTATTGTAGGATATTGCTCTCTCCGACTTGGCTCCTACTCACCCAATTCGGCTAGGACTTGCACTTAACTTCTCAGTGTTTTATTATGAGATTCTCAATTCACCTGACCGTGCTTGCAATCTTGCCAAGCAGGTAATTTCTTTACTATTCAATATTTAAAATCTTCTATgttgtttttaataaattgatTATCTATTATTGCTGTCTTTTACAAATGCCTTAGCATTTAATTGGATGATGTGTTTTGCTTGAAAGCATAATTATATACCTTAGGGTTTTGTATGTGGGTTTGTTGGGTATATAATGGAAGCTATACTGCAAATGGAAAACACGTCACCCAGTTTCTGAAGATCATTCTTTCTTGGTAGCATTTGGAAGTATAGGGTGGCAGAttgtatttgaaaattttgatcaGCGCCTGTTGGCCTGCAATGGGTTTCTTTAATGCTTCTCTAGTTCTCTATTCCACAAACAACAGAATATTTTGTATAATGTCAAAAGGGTATGGAGGGGATACTTGAACTGATTAGCTGTACTAATTAAACCATATCTCTTATTGGTCTACTAGCTATGGAGCTACAATTGGTGATGATACTAAAAAGAGTTATTAACTTATGATTTGGCCTAACTGTGTCTAATTTGTTGCTTTGGTAATGCATAGAACTGTGCAGTTGAACATTATAAAGGCCAGttggttattttttttgtctCCTTTCAAGTTTCCTTCATACATTCTGACTCTTCCAAGTATTTATGCTATATCGTTGTAATCCTTTGCAGGCATTTGATGAAGCTATTGCCGAGTTGGATACATTAGGTGAGGATTCATACAAGGACAGCACACTGATCATGCAGCTTCTCCGAGATAATCTCACTCTGTGGACATCTGATATTGCGGTTGGTCATCCTATCTCTCTTGTTTGTGTTTATATCCCACTTTTGTGCACTTTGTTGAAGATGCATACTGTTATTTATAATGATGCATACTGTTATTTATCATCCCATCTCTCTTGTTTGTGTTTCTGTCCCACTTTTTGCACCTGTGTTGAAGATGCATACTGTTATTTATTCTTAAGGGCCACAAGTTCCACTAATACTTAAAGAAGTTGGTTATTTTGAGGTTATGTTCCATTCTCTAATGGGTAAAGTTGatgaatataattaaaaatttaagagTTAAGTTGAAATGCCTGTTAAACAATTTATTGGAAGATTAAAATAGTTAACTAAACGTAGTTTTATTAAAGTTTTAGAACGTTTCATCCGAAAAGAACCAAAAGATGCTGGCAGGTCGACCTGCTGTACTTGATTTGCTCCTGTAATTTTACTGGTATAGTCTTCTGACATGTTTAATGTTTTATCTGTTTTGCAGGATGAGGCTGGAGATGAGATCAAGGAATCCTCAAAACCCGAAGAAACTCAGTAATATACATGGGTTTTGTAGGAAAATAGTTTGTGTACTACGCATTGGTACGTTTTAGGTCTTCTATTTAAAGTGACGTGATGATTTGCACAATTGTTGGGTGCTGCTAGCATACCCAATAGATTGAAAGCTTGTTCAAGTACTTGTGGCTTAGGACTCGagttggttttttctttttatcaaattctGGATTTTTAGGCACACTACTGTGTCTGGCTCATCATATGTTTATTGTGTTTCTGAAGCTATTTTGGGTGGCTTCGCCCCTTCTATTGTTTGTGACCCATATATTGTTTACCATGGAGGTCACTCTACCACAAATGTTTGCTTTTGTACCCGCTAAATAATGAATGTTTTTACTTTTCCGGCTATCATAGATTCATCTTTTGTTACAAACAAAATCGTTTTCTTGAATAGCTACACATTTTTGGAacaattgtttttcaaagagttCTCATAgtctatgatgcaccgaaactccaaacaggtaggCGTACCCGTTTCCGAAACTCCATGGAAACGTTTCCGCATACGAAACACGTATGAAACGTCTACTTGAGTTTTTTATAGATACTGAAACGTTTCTTTGAAATTTTCATATTGTTTCTAACTAATATCAAGGTTTTAATGAGCTTTTTTCATTCCCCAAACCCggctatattatatacaatttgattaatattaaattttttctaatccaaaaccaattattaaacactaaacattTAATGAGTGATCActaatcaaacatatattataaagatatacatatacaattacacataatctctcaagtctctctctataaaaaatcgatataatttatatttgtatatttttgtattgCCGTGCCGGTAtcctaatttttttagtttttgccGTTCCCCGTTCTCGTATCGTACACGTACCCCTTTGCCGtacccgtttcggtgctacatagctCATAGTGATGGTAgatcattttatatttacttcTAGTTTctacaattttgtttttttaagctTTCAAGTCTTTCATGTTAATTCTATAAATAAGTTTCCTAATGGATTctttaaaattagttttatcTAACAATATAGCTGTTTTTGTAGGGTTTAAggaacttttatatttatagaaaaataataataattcaataaatTTACCAACTTGCGTTGCTATTGGCGTATAAGGGTAAAATAATGATGCCAAATGCCCAAATTTGATAATGTTATTGAGATAAAGTTCGAATATTTGACAAATTTCATTACTCAACTTTGATtcaattttcacttttttaagtaaaaaaaaatcatttttttggTGTTGGATTAAAAAATTTCCGTACCCATGTCAAATTCAGGATTTTAGTTAGGTTACTTTCAATGGTGACAAAATTAATTGCTTATCCGTTTTTTCGGGTTCACGTCGGTGCTTCTAAAATGACATACCAAATATTACTCATAACTTTGTCACTGATAAAAGGTGCAATCCTTACAAAATCACAAAACAAAACCCTTCTTAAATAGTAAATATGTTGAAAATGATATGTTGTAaagtttaaaatcaagatttcaATTCAAGCCTCACAATGAAATGAAGTGAATGTCATGAACAAGCAAACGTACATCTGAAACTCCTTTCAAATGAAAATGAGCAATATTGTGATGTAGCAATATCGAAGTATATCACAAGTACAAAACCGTAGCATGAatgaaaatgaacaaaaaattagaaatatgaGGACCTGTAATGCATAAGTCATTCATAATACTAGTGGCAATTTAACAAATTCATGAAGAGAACGCATATATGATAAGTAAAATACTAGCTAGTATGATCGATGATaacacattgatccatattGTGCATGGTTCTGTTTTATGCAGACATTAAATAAACAATTCGATCAGCAGCGCAATAACCATATGCATCCATCAGGCAGGCTTCGATCATTTTTCCACAACACTTATATTCTAGTATAGGGTCAAACTTAGTCAAACCTATGTTTGTCTAGGTCAAACCTAGTCAAAGAACATACCAATGGGCCGCTAACCCCATTGGCATGAAGTTCAATCTTTCTCTATCACGCATACATAAGTAATCAAGTACTGTGAAAGGGAGGAAAGCAACATTGAAGGGCAGACATGATTTGTTGAAGGTCACCAATTTCTGATTGACTCTTCAATTACGGTATCTACTACCTTCCCAATTATCGTACATTCTTGCTCAAGATCAAACTTTATGGATGTAGGTTTTTAGCAAGAGCCCTGCAACCTTGACCCTCTCACGGGTAACTTTTAGCAAGAGCCATGTTCTCCTGACTTTAATCAGATTTCATTCAACCAGGTTGGGTTGACCCTAAATTGTGTCCAGTTATTTGTCATTATCTTTTGACAATTTTTTGATCGATCAGGCTGCTAGGCACCGTGCCATGCTGAACTTATTTTATTGTGTGGTGTGTATCTGTGTGGTTTCTTTATACGTTACAGATAAATAATACGGCTCtggatgtatatatatggtCGTCTCCATTTGATATTGGATGTATTTAGATGCTAAATTGGCTCTGCATATGGCCGGTTTATATAACGTTTTATTATgtcgattattattattattattattattattattattattattattattattattattattattattattattattattattattattatttacaatatatttattttgaatgcAGGACTAACATCATTTGCTGGACTCATTAAAAGGGTATTTTTTTAGCAAGGCGATGGTCAGGAATGTTTATCTAGAACAAAAGCTTTTTACATACTCACATAGatctaaagtttttttttttttttttggattcaATTTCTTTCTTGGTAAGAATGGTAATCAGTAATCACTTTATACCAAAAAAATCCTTAACTCCGATATATGTAGACTATAAAATGTATTAGAAACAAAGTTAATCAAAAGATGCATTACATATCAATGATGTTTTTAATCGAAAACTGGGATATGGCATTTACTCAATTCCTTTAATAACACCGGCCAACATTGTTCCAGAATGCTACAAAATTAAGGATCTTCATCAAGTGGTATGCATGCACAAATAA
The Erigeron canadensis isolate Cc75 chromosome 2, C_canadensis_v1, whole genome shotgun sequence DNA segment above includes these coding regions:
- the LOC122590088 gene encoding 14-3-3-like protein, which translates into the protein MASAEPSREENVYMAKLAEQAERYEEMVEFMEKVAKTVDVEELTVEERNLLSVAYKNVIGARRASWRIISSIEQKEESRGNEDHVKLIKDYRATIETELSKICDGILGLLESHLVPSASSAESKIFYLKMKGDYFRYLAEFKTGADRKEAAESTLLAYKSAQDIALSDLAPTHPIRLGLALNFSVFYYEILNSPDRACNLAKQAFDEAIAELDTLGEDSYKDSTLIMQLLRDNLTLWTSDIADEAGDEIKESSKPEETQ